The DNA segment GATTCCACATTAAAAATCTCTATAGATCTATTCGATTGTGGAACAATTTGAAAATTAGAGATACTATTTTGATTTTCTAGTAAACTACTATTTACAAAATTATTTTCTACATTATCAAACTCTTTTGTATCAAGTCTATCTTTATAAAATTTTGTTTGTAAAACCTTTTCATAATCAAAGCTATTTTCAATTTTTCCTCTAGTTGGCTGATCAAACTCTGGAAAATAACCATTTGAAAGTATTTCAATTTGATTTTTATAAAACTCTGAATCAAAGTTTGATGAATTATTGTGCGTAATCATAGTAGTTTCCTACATCTACGTCTTCTAATACTGCTATTGCATCTTTTGATAATATAACTGCTGAACAATATAGTGATAATAAATATGAACCAACTCCATTATTATCAATTCCTCTAAATCTTACAGATAAACCTTTTGATTGCTCACCTGGAAGATTATTTTGGAAAAGTCCAACAACACCTTGCTTTTCAAATCCTGTTCTTACTAGTAAAATATTTGTTTTTCCAGATTTTGATTTTGGTTCTTTTAATCCATCTACAAAAAGTTTATTTGTAGGAATTATTGGAATTCCTCTCCAACTTAAAAATGAACTTCCAAATAAATTTATAGTTGCAGGTGGAACTCCTCTTCTAGTACACTCTCTTCCAAACGCTGCAATTGCTTTTGGATGTGCTAAGAAAAATGATGGTTCTTTCCAAACTTTTGAGATTAATTCATCTAAATCATCTGGAGTTGGACTTCCTGTTCTACTTTGAACTCTTTGAGAATCATCAATATTATTTAATAATCCATAATCGTCATTATTAAATAATTCACTCTCTTGTCTCTCTTTTAAACTTTCAATTGCAAGTCTTAATTGCTCTTGAATTTGCTCTGTTGGAGAACTATATAAATCAGATACTTTTGTATTTACATTTATAATTGTTGAAATTGAGTTTAAATTATACTCTCTTGGATTTTGTTCATAATCAACAAAACCTTCTGGAATTTTTGTATGTATTTTTTGAGAACATAAAGTATCAAGAGGAGTATCACCTTCTTTTACCTTATTTAATCTAAAAATACCTGTATCTAGACCTTTCCAATCTAATAATCTTGTAACCCATCTAGGAGTTAGTGAATCGAATACTGGAGATGTTTTTGTAACATCTGCTAAATTATAAGCTGCTTTAGCACTTAAACTTACTACTTTATTTCCTTCTGCCATTTTGTTTCCTTTTTTTTAAATTTAATATCGAGCCATTGTGTAATCTATATCATTTGCCCAAGATGTAATCCCACCTTTTAAGCTGTAAATTTCGCCTGTATAACCTGCATCTTTTAGTTGTCTTATAACTTCAGCACTTAAAAGTCCAATTTTACAAACAACTACAACTTTTCTTGAAGAATCCAATTCATCTTTTCTTCTAACTAATTGTCCAAATGGTATAGCTTTGCTACCATCTATTTTTCCAATTTGTAATTCATGAGGTTGTCTAATATCAACTACTTGAATAGGTCTTTTTTCATTAATTATATTTTTTAAATCAATAGCACTAATCTCTTCAACAACTGTCTTTTCATCTGGTCTTTTTAACCCACAAAACTCTTCATAATCAATAAGTTCAGTAACAGTTGGATGATCACCACAAACGGGACACTCTTTATCTTTTCTTATATTTAACTCTTTAAACTTCATCCTTAAAGCATCAAAAGTTAATAACCTTCCACTTAAAATCTCACCAATTCCAAGAATTAATTTTATTGTTTCATTTGCTTGTATTGTTCCTATAATCCCAGGTAGTACCCCTATAACTCCTCCTTCTGCGCAAGATGGAACCAATCCAACTGGTGGTGGCTCTGGATATAAACATCTGTAACATGGT comes from the Aliarcobacter cibarius genome and includes:
- a CDS encoding family 2A encapsulin nanocompartment shell protein: MAEGNKVVSLSAKAAYNLADVTKTSPVFDSLTPRWVTRLLDWKGLDTGIFRLNKVKEGDTPLDTLCSQKIHTKIPEGFVDYEQNPREYNLNSISTIINVNTKVSDLYSSPTEQIQEQLRLAIESLKERQESELFNNDDYGLLNNIDDSQRVQSRTGSPTPDDLDELISKVWKEPSFFLAHPKAIAAFGRECTRRGVPPATINLFGSSFLSWRGIPIIPTNKLFVDGLKEPKSKSGKTNILLVRTGFEKQGVVGLFQNNLPGEQSKGLSVRFRGIDNNGVGSYLLSLYCSAVILSKDAIAVLEDVDVGNYYDYAQ
- the moeB gene encoding molybdopterin-synthase adenylyltransferase MoeB; this translates as MGKDGKQENVDKLSQEEISRYSRHLILPEVGLEGQLKIKNSKVLVVGTGGLGAPVILYLAAAGVGTIGLIDFDIVDESNLQRQIIHTTRDIGRPKISSATDRIKGINPHVKVVSYNDKLTSKNSIEIIKEFDIVVDGTDNFQTRYLINDSCVLLNKPFVYGSIFRFEGQVSVFNAYDGPCYRCLYPEPPPVGLVPSCAEGGVIGVLPGIIGTIQANETIKLILGIGEILSGRLLTFDALRMKFKELNIRKDKECPVCGDHPTVTELIDYEEFCGLKRPDEKTVVEEISAIDLKNIINEKRPIQVVDIRQPHELQIGKIDGSKAIPFGQLVRRKDELDSSRKVVVVCKIGLLSAEVIRQLKDAGYTGEIYSLKGGITSWANDIDYTMARY